One Pseudomonas fluorescens genomic region harbors:
- a CDS encoding SCP2 sterol-binding domain-containing protein, whose amino-acid sequence MTSVADAVKAMQAKFNPAAAAGLDLVFGFNITDEDKQYALIVKDGTCDIQEGENPDANCTLVLDSQTLKDIVSGETDGMQAFMGGKLRVEGDMMLSMKLSELFPS is encoded by the coding sequence ATGACCTCCGTAGCTGATGCCGTAAAAGCAATGCAAGCCAAGTTCAACCCAGCCGCTGCTGCCGGTCTGGATCTGGTCTTCGGTTTCAACATCACCGACGAAGACAAGCAATACGCACTGATCGTCAAAGACGGCACTTGCGACATCCAGGAAGGCGAAAACCCGGACGCCAACTGCACGCTGGTGCTGGACAGCCAGACACTGAAGGACATCGTCAGCGGCGAAACCGACGGCATGCAAGCGTTCATGGGCGGCAAACTGCGCGTTGAAGGCGACATGATGCTGTCGATGAAACTGTCCGAGCTGTTCCCTTCGTAA
- a CDS encoding STAS domain-containing protein: MERIPILQMGDLLLVTIQVDMHDQLALTLQDDLSERISRTSARGVLIDISALDMVDSFIGRMIGTISGLSKIMDAETVLVGMQPAVAITLVELGMTLPGVSTALNVERGMKLLQDRVRLQ; the protein is encoded by the coding sequence ATGGAACGTATTCCGATTCTTCAAATGGGCGATTTGCTGCTGGTGACCATTCAGGTCGACATGCACGACCAACTCGCCCTGACCTTGCAGGATGATTTGTCCGAGCGCATCAGCCGGACTTCGGCGCGCGGTGTGTTGATCGACATTTCCGCGCTGGACATGGTCGATTCGTTCATCGGGCGCATGATTGGCACCATTTCCGGGTTGTCGAAAATCATGGACGCCGAAACCGTGCTGGTCGGCATGCAACCGGCGGTGGCGATTACCCTCGTCGAGCTGGGCATGACCTTGCCGGGTGTCAGCACCGCCCTCAACGTCGAACGCGGGATGAAACTGCTACAGGACCGAGTACGCCTGCAATGA
- a CDS encoding STAS domain-containing protein: MAALQNSTVEAIKNNQAQLLSEWTKRLEASGATRNLKEHDLTQQTRDLLQLLLNGLESGNGSKITAAGWEDTRQFLEKLSQSRALLGQDSQQTANFIFALKGPVFALLQNHYQDQPALLAEQLLEMSELLDTAGMHTIGTFQKSREAVIKRQQEELLELSTPVVKLWDGVLALPMIGTLDSQRTQVVMESLLQRIVDTGSEIAIIDITGVPTVDTLVAQHLLKTVTAIRLMGADCIISGVRPQIAQTIVHLGLDLQGVVTKANLADALKLALTRLGISLGKAV; encoded by the coding sequence ATGGCAGCACTGCAGAACAGCACAGTCGAAGCAATCAAGAACAACCAGGCTCAACTGTTGAGTGAGTGGACCAAGCGTCTCGAAGCCAGCGGCGCCACGCGCAATCTCAAAGAACACGACCTGACGCAACAGACCCGCGATCTTCTGCAGTTGCTGCTCAACGGCCTTGAAAGCGGCAATGGCAGCAAGATCACTGCCGCCGGCTGGGAAGACACTCGCCAGTTTCTGGAAAAGCTGTCGCAGAGCCGCGCCCTGCTCGGCCAGGATTCCCAGCAGACCGCCAACTTCATTTTCGCGCTGAAGGGCCCAGTGTTCGCTCTGCTGCAAAACCACTACCAGGACCAGCCGGCACTGCTTGCTGAGCAACTGCTGGAAATGTCCGAGCTGCTCGACACCGCAGGCATGCACACCATCGGCACCTTCCAGAAATCCCGCGAAGCGGTGATCAAGCGTCAGCAGGAAGAACTGCTGGAACTGTCGACGCCGGTGGTCAAGCTGTGGGATGGCGTACTCGCCCTGCCGATGATCGGCACCCTCGATTCGCAGCGCACCCAAGTGGTGATGGAGTCGCTGCTGCAGCGCATCGTCGACACCGGTTCGGAAATCGCCATCATCGACATCACCGGCGTGCCAACCGTTGACACCCTCGTCGCCCAGCACCTGCTGAAAACCGTGACCGCGATTCGCCTGATGGGCGCCGATTGCATCATCAGCGGCGTGCGTCCGCAAATTGCGCAAACCATCGTGCACCTGGGCCTGGATCTGCAGGGCGTAGTCACCAAGGCTAATCTGGCCGACGCCTTGAAGCTGGCCCTGACGCGCCTGGGCATCAGCCTCGGCAAAGCGGTCTGA
- the sohB gene encoding protease SohB, giving the protein MEFFTEYASFLAKTVTLVIAILIVLASFAALRSKGRRKSAGQLQVSKLNDFYKGLRERLEQTLLDKDQLKALRKSQTKSEKTHKKQKNKPDAKARVFVLDFDGDIKASATESLRHEITALLTLATPKDEVVLRLESGGGMVHSYGLASSQLARIRDAGVPLTVCIDKVAASGGYMMACIGEKIISAPFAILGSIGVVAQLPNVNRLLKKHDIDFEVLTAGEYKRTLTVFGENTEKGREKFQEDLDVTHQLFKNFVARYRPQLAIDDVATGEIWLGIAALDKQLVDELKTSDEYLAERAKKSEVYHLHYAERKSLQERIGMAASGSVDRLLLSWWSRLTQQRFW; this is encoded by the coding sequence GTGGAGTTTTTCACCGAATACGCCAGTTTTCTGGCCAAGACCGTCACCCTGGTAATCGCCATTCTGATAGTGCTCGCCAGCTTTGCTGCGTTGCGCAGCAAGGGCCGACGCAAATCGGCGGGCCAGTTGCAGGTCAGCAAGCTCAATGATTTCTACAAGGGCCTGCGTGAACGGCTCGAGCAAACGCTGCTCGACAAGGATCAGCTTAAAGCGTTGCGCAAGAGCCAGACCAAGTCTGAAAAGACCCATAAGAAGCAAAAGAACAAGCCTGACGCTAAAGCGCGGGTGTTCGTGCTGGATTTCGACGGCGACATCAAGGCTTCGGCGACCGAGAGCCTGCGCCATGAAATCACTGCGCTGTTGACCCTCGCCACTCCGAAAGACGAAGTGGTCCTGCGCCTGGAAAGCGGTGGCGGCATGGTGCACAGCTATGGTCTGGCATCCTCGCAACTGGCGCGGATTCGCGACGCCGGCGTGCCGTTGACGGTCTGCATCGACAAGGTCGCGGCCAGCGGCGGCTACATGATGGCGTGCATCGGCGAGAAGATCATCAGCGCACCGTTCGCGATCCTGGGTTCGATCGGCGTGGTCGCGCAATTGCCCAACGTCAATCGCTTGCTGAAGAAACACGACATCGACTTCGAAGTGCTGACGGCCGGCGAATACAAGCGCACCTTGACCGTGTTTGGCGAAAACACCGAGAAGGGCCGGGAAAAGTTTCAGGAAGACCTCGACGTCACCCATCAGTTGTTCAAGAACTTCGTGGCTCGCTATCGTCCGCAACTGGCCATCGATGACGTGGCCACCGGCGAAATCTGGCTGGGCATTGCTGCGTTGGATAAACAACTGGTCGATGAACTCAAGACCAGCGATGAGTATCTGGCTGAGCGGGCGAAGAAATCCGAGGTTTACCACCTGCATTACGCCGAGCGCAAAAGTCTGCAAGAACGCATTGGCATGGCTGCCAGCGGATCGGTGGATCGCTTGCTGTTGAGCTGGTGGAGTCGCCTGACCCAGCAACGCTTCTGGTAA
- a CDS encoding SRPBCC family protein, protein MRQTTEVFRSRYRAAIHPRYNPWLHGAFVLLFGVLAIAAFWSTLEHVSLLQWLTVPLTLLFFNFGVYMVHRHLGHHKKSFAKMFYARHAGDHHSFFTPGHMTYDSARDWRVILFPAWLIVLHTLVFTLPLWWLLAQFNANVAGLFAGCMVLGYLTYEVFHACEHLPADNPLTRLPWIRQMRRLHELHHRRERMQERNFNIVLPLMDYLFGTLYWEPEFAPLSYSRMPMTRMQHQIDIAGDPVAVLAYAASVSRWPEWHPSSLKIDGAHGPLHAGDSFEEDINAGGRSGHLRWEVTEYLPGRRWCARAQGDRGLSLSLTYECSATGSDTRFIRTLDYRFDGLPMRIANRLLLKRRIERESAESMLALRDMAGRYLASARASA, encoded by the coding sequence GTGAGGCAGACCACTGAGGTATTCCGCAGCCGTTATCGCGCGGCCATACATCCGCGCTACAACCCGTGGCTGCACGGCGCGTTCGTGCTGCTGTTCGGCGTGCTGGCCATCGCGGCATTCTGGAGTACCTTGGAGCACGTAAGCTTGTTGCAATGGCTGACCGTGCCGCTGACTTTGCTGTTCTTCAATTTCGGCGTGTACATGGTTCACCGCCATCTCGGCCATCATAAAAAATCCTTCGCGAAGATGTTTTACGCCCGGCATGCCGGTGACCATCACAGCTTCTTCACGCCCGGCCACATGACGTACGACAGTGCCCGCGACTGGCGGGTGATCCTCTTTCCGGCGTGGCTGATCGTGTTGCACACGCTCGTGTTCACGCTGCCGCTCTGGTGGCTGCTCGCGCAGTTCAATGCCAACGTTGCCGGGCTGTTTGCAGGTTGCATGGTGCTGGGTTATCTCACTTACGAGGTGTTCCATGCCTGCGAACATCTGCCTGCGGACAACCCGCTGACGCGCCTGCCGTGGATTCGCCAGATGCGCCGCCTGCACGAACTGCATCACCGTCGCGAGCGCATGCAGGAGCGCAATTTCAACATTGTCCTGCCGCTGATGGATTACCTGTTCGGCACCCTTTATTGGGAGCCGGAATTCGCTCCTCTGAGCTACTCGAGAATGCCCATGACCCGTATGCAGCACCAGATCGACATCGCCGGCGACCCCGTTGCCGTGCTCGCTTACGCGGCGAGCGTCAGCCGCTGGCCCGAGTGGCATCCGTCTTCGCTGAAGATTGATGGCGCGCACGGCCCACTGCACGCTGGCGATTCCTTCGAAGAAGACATCAACGCCGGCGGCCGTAGTGGTCATCTGCGATGGGAAGTCACCGAGTATCTGCCCGGCCGACGTTGGTGTGCACGCGCGCAGGGCGATCGCGGATTGTCGTTGTCGCTGACCTACGAATGCAGCGCCACCGGCAGCGACACGCGTTTTATACGCACGCTCGATTATCGCTTCGACGGGTTACCCATGCGCATCGCCAATAGGCTGTTGCTCAAACGCCGCATTGAGCGCGAGTCCGCCGAATCAATGCTGGCGCTGCGCGACATGGCCGGACGATACCTGGCTTCGGCGAGGGCCAGCGCGTGA
- a CDS encoding histidine phosphatase family protein, producing MGSIYLIRHGQASFGADDYDVLSPTGVRQAEILGQYLAELGISFDRCLAGDLRRQQDTAASALEQFSAKGLPVPILETDSAFNEFDADAVIRALLPALLPEEPEALDILRNAAQNRGEFQRIFALIIERWLAGTYDTPGLESWLGFVERVQAGLQRILDLAEKNQKIAVFTSGGTITALLHLITQMPARQAFELNWQIVNTSLNQLKFRGREVALASFNSHAHLQLLKAPELITFR from the coding sequence GTGGGCAGCATCTATCTGATTCGACATGGCCAGGCCTCCTTTGGTGCAGACGACTATGACGTCCTGTCGCCGACCGGTGTGCGCCAGGCGGAAATCCTCGGTCAGTATCTCGCTGAACTGGGCATCAGCTTCGATCGCTGCCTGGCGGGCGATCTGCGCCGCCAACAAGACACCGCTGCCAGTGCGCTTGAGCAGTTCAGCGCCAAGGGCTTGCCGGTACCGATCCTGGAAACCGATTCCGCGTTCAATGAATTCGATGCCGATGCGGTGATCCGCGCCCTGCTCCCGGCGCTGCTGCCCGAAGAACCGGAGGCCCTCGACATCCTGCGCAACGCCGCACAAAACCGCGGCGAATTTCAGCGCATCTTCGCTCTGATCATCGAGCGCTGGCTGGCCGGGACCTACGACACGCCCGGGCTGGAGAGCTGGCTGGGCTTCGTCGAACGGGTTCAGGCCGGGCTGCAGCGAATTCTTGATCTGGCGGAAAAGAACCAGAAAATCGCCGTCTTCACATCCGGCGGCACCATCACCGCCCTGCTCCACCTGATTACGCAAATGCCTGCCCGACAGGCTTTTGAATTGAACTGGCAAATCGTCAACACCTCGCTCAACCAACTGAAATTTCGTGGTCGCGAGGTGGCTCTGGCTTCCTTCAACAGTCACGCACACCTGCAACTGCTGAAGGCCCCGGAACTCATCACTTTCCGCTGA
- a CDS encoding DUF934 domain-containing protein, translated as MQRIIKNNEVVDETWHLLPKDATLDGISNCDDLIVPLALWRDHGHALKARDGGLGVWLDAEEEAEEIGDDVAEFQVIALNFPAFTDGRNYSNARLLRDRYGFKGELRAIGDVLRDQLFYMRRCGFDAFAVRPDKDPYEALEGLKDFSVTYQAAADEPLPLFRRR; from the coding sequence ATGCAGCGAATCATTAAAAACAACGAAGTCGTCGACGAAACCTGGCACCTGCTGCCAAAGGACGCAACCCTCGACGGTATCTCCAACTGTGACGACCTGATCGTGCCGCTGGCCTTGTGGCGCGATCACGGTCACGCCTTGAAAGCCCGCGACGGCGGTCTGGGAGTGTGGCTGGACGCTGAGGAAGAAGCCGAAGAAATCGGCGACGACGTGGCGGAGTTCCAGGTGATTGCCCTGAACTTCCCCGCCTTCACTGACGGCCGCAACTACTCCAATGCCCGCCTGCTACGCGACCGCTACGGTTTCAAAGGCGAACTGCGGGCAATCGGCGACGTGCTGCGTGATCAGCTGTTCTACATGCGTCGTTGTGGGTTCGACGCCTTCGCCGTGCGTCCCGACAAGGATCCGTACGAAGCCCTTGAAGGCCTCAAGGATTTCTCGGTGACCTATCAGGCCGCGGCCGACGAACCGTTGCCATTGTTCCGTCGTCGCTAA
- a CDS encoding SMP-30/gluconolactonase/LRE family protein: MPTQVEPQAWNPMAAPSLTEGIYAENQKLKGAAKIGPSDIEGPEALLLEEDFLITGLHDGRLIRTSLDGQERKVLADTGGRPLGLARHPNGMLVIADAVKGLLSLDAQGRLIPLTTDANGVAFGFTDDVVIDKSGHFAYFSDASSRWGYGRDGEAIIEHGGDGRLLRYDFQTGKTSVLLNKLQFANGVTLGPDEAYVLVNETGAYRISRYWLRGPKAGTHDVFIDNLPGLPDNLAFNGSNRFWVALYAPRNALLDGTAGHPFMRKMIVRALTVLPKPVEKRGFVLGLDLDGKVIANLQDASDDNYSPITTVREYGQWLYFGSLKASHMARMPLEAALR; the protein is encoded by the coding sequence ATGCCCACTCAAGTTGAACCGCAGGCCTGGAACCCGATGGCCGCGCCATCTCTGACCGAGGGCATTTATGCCGAAAACCAGAAACTCAAAGGCGCGGCCAAAATCGGCCCGAGCGATATCGAAGGCCCCGAGGCATTGCTGCTGGAAGAGGATTTTCTGATCACCGGGCTGCACGACGGTCGTTTGATCCGCACCAGCCTCGACGGCCAGGAACGCAAAGTTCTCGCCGATACCGGCGGGCGCCCCCTGGGCCTCGCCCGCCATCCGAACGGGATGCTGGTGATTGCCGACGCGGTCAAAGGCTTGTTGTCTTTAGACGCGCAAGGCCGATTGATTCCGCTCACCACCGACGCCAACGGTGTCGCGTTCGGTTTCACCGATGACGTGGTCATCGACAAGTCAGGACATTTCGCCTACTTCAGCGACGCCTCCAGCCGTTGGGGTTACGGTCGTGACGGCGAGGCAATCATCGAGCACGGCGGCGACGGCCGTCTGCTGCGCTATGACTTTCAGACCGGCAAGACCTCGGTGCTGCTGAATAAACTGCAGTTTGCCAACGGCGTGACCCTCGGCCCGGACGAAGCCTACGTGCTGGTCAACGAAACCGGCGCCTATCGCATCAGCCGTTATTGGCTGAGGGGCCCGAAGGCCGGCACCCATGACGTGTTTATCGATAACCTGCCGGGGCTGCCGGACAACCTCGCGTTCAATGGCAGCAACCGCTTTTGGGTGGCGCTGTATGCACCGCGCAATGCTCTGCTCGACGGCACCGCCGGGCATCCGTTCATGCGCAAAATGATTGTCCGGGCACTGACGGTTTTGCCGAAACCGGTGGAGAAGCGCGGCTTCGTGTTGGGGCTGGATCTGGACGGCAAAGTGATTGCCAATCTGCAGGATGCCAGCGACGACAATTACTCGCCGATTACCACGGTGCGCGAATATGGGCAGTGGTTGTATTTCGGCTCGTTGAAGGCGTCGCATATGGCGCGGATGCCGTTGGAAGCGGCGTTGAGATGA
- a CDS encoding DUF4142 domain-containing protein, translated as MDGFNLRHLALAVALSTGMGSAFAATDNDFVDNAAAGGIAEIETSRLALEKSQSADIKAFANQMITDHSKANDELAAIAKANDIEVPDTTTLVKQAKEKILDMRDESFDAAYANNQVMAHQETIELFKKQANTVTDDKAKGATELKAFAQKMLPALEKHLAHAKELQAKHPSK; from the coding sequence ATGGACGGATTCAACCTGCGTCATCTCGCTCTGGCTGTTGCACTGAGCACCGGCATGGGCAGCGCCTTCGCTGCGACCGACAACGACTTTGTCGATAACGCCGCCGCTGGTGGCATCGCTGAAATCGAAACCAGTCGCCTGGCCCTGGAAAAGAGCCAGTCCGCTGACATCAAAGCCTTTGCAAACCAGATGATCACCGATCACAGCAAGGCCAACGATGAGCTGGCGGCGATCGCCAAAGCCAACGACATCGAAGTCCCGGACACCACTACTTTGGTCAAACAGGCCAAGGAAAAAATCCTCGATATGCGCGATGAATCGTTCGATGCGGCTTACGCGAACAACCAGGTGATGGCTCACCAGGAAACCATCGAGCTGTTCAAGAAACAGGCGAACACCGTGACCGACGACAAGGCCAAGGGCGCAACTGAACTGAAAGCGTTTGCGCAGAAAATGCTCCCGGCGCTGGAAAAACATCTGGCCCATGCCAAAGAGCTGCAAGCCAAACACCCGAGCAAATAA
- a CDS encoding nitrite/sulfite reductase, with product MYVYDEYDQRIIEDRVKQFRDQTRRYLAGELSEEEFRPLRLQNGLYIQRFAPMLRVAVPYGQLTSRQVRMMAKIARDYDKGYAHISTRQNVQFNWPAVEDIPDILAELATVQMHAIQTSGNCLRNVTTDQFAGVAADEVIDPRPWCEIVRQWTTFHPEFAYLPRKFKIAVNGSTADRAAIEVHDIGLEPVHNAAGELGFRVLVGGGLGRTPVVGAFINEFLPWQDLLSYLDAILRVYNRYGRRDNKYKARIKILVKALTPEVFAQKVDAEMEHLRGGQTTLTEAELHRVAKHFVDPDYKALDNQTAQLAELDKEHPGFARWRSRNTLAHKKPGYVAVTLSLKPTGVAPGDITDKQLDAVADLADRYSFGQLRTSHEQNIILADVEQSQLFALWGELREGGFATPNIGLLTDIICCPGGDFCSLANAKSIPIAESIQRRFDDLDYLFDIGELDLNISGCMNACGHHHVGHIGILGVDKKGEEFYQVSLGGSASRDASLGKILGPSFAQEAMPEVISKLIDVYVEQRTEDERFIDTYQRIGIDLFKERVYAANH from the coding sequence ATGTACGTATACGACGAGTACGATCAGCGGATCATCGAGGACCGCGTCAAGCAGTTCCGTGATCAGACCCGACGCTATCTGGCAGGTGAGCTGAGCGAAGAAGAATTCCGCCCTCTGCGCCTGCAAAATGGCCTCTACATCCAGCGCTTCGCGCCGATGCTGCGCGTGGCGGTGCCTTACGGCCAACTGACCTCGCGCCAAGTGCGCATGATGGCCAAGATTGCCCGCGACTACGACAAAGGCTATGCCCACATCAGTACGCGCCAGAACGTGCAGTTCAACTGGCCGGCGGTGGAAGATATCCCGGACATTCTTGCCGAACTGGCCACCGTGCAGATGCACGCGATCCAGACCAGCGGCAACTGCCTGCGCAACGTCACCACTGACCAGTTCGCCGGTGTCGCTGCCGACGAAGTGATCGACCCGCGCCCATGGTGCGAGATCGTGCGTCAGTGGACGACCTTCCACCCGGAATTCGCTTACCTGCCGCGTAAATTCAAGATCGCCGTCAACGGTTCGACCGCTGACCGTGCCGCCATTGAAGTCCACGACATCGGCCTTGAGCCGGTGCACAACGCCGCTGGCGAACTGGGCTTCCGCGTGCTGGTCGGTGGCGGGCTGGGGCGTACGCCAGTGGTGGGCGCGTTCATCAATGAATTCCTGCCGTGGCAGGATCTGTTGAGCTATCTCGACGCCATCCTGCGGGTTTACAACCGTTACGGCCGTCGCGACAACAAATACAAGGCGCGGATCAAGATCCTCGTCAAAGCTCTTACGCCAGAAGTGTTCGCACAGAAAGTCGATGCGGAAATGGAACACCTGCGCGGTGGCCAGACCACTTTGACCGAAGCCGAACTGCATCGTGTGGCCAAGCACTTCGTCGACCCGGACTATAAGGCGCTGGATAACCAGACCGCGCAACTGGCCGAGCTCGACAAAGAGCATCCGGGTTTCGCCCGCTGGCGCAGCCGTAACACCCTGGCGCACAAAAAGCCGGGTTATGTTGCCGTAACCCTGTCGCTGAAGCCGACCGGCGTTGCCCCTGGCGACATCACCGACAAGCAGCTCGACGCCGTCGCCGATCTGGCCGACCGCTACAGCTTCGGCCAACTGCGCACCTCCCACGAACAGAACATCATTCTTGCCGATGTTGAGCAGAGCCAGTTGTTCGCCCTCTGGGGCGAACTGCGCGAAGGCGGTTTCGCCACGCCGAACATCGGCCTGCTGACCGACATCATCTGCTGCCCTGGCGGTGATTTCTGCTCGCTGGCCAACGCCAAATCGATCCCGATTGCCGAGTCGATTCAGCGCCGCTTCGATGACCTCGATTACCTGTTCGACATTGGCGAGCTGGACCTGAACATTTCCGGCTGCATGAACGCCTGCGGTCACCACCACGTCGGCCACATCGGCATCCTCGGCGTCGACAAGAAAGGCGAGGAGTTCTATCAGGTTTCCCTTGGCGGCAGCGCCAGCCGTGACGCCAGCCTGGGCAAGATCCTCGGCCCGTCCTTCGCTCAGGAAGCCATGCCTGAGGTGATCTCGAAGCTGATCGACGTGTATGTTGAACAACGCACCGAAGACGAGCGCTTTATCGACACCTATCAGCGTATTGGCATCGACCTCTTCAAGGAACGCGTCTATGCAGCGAATCATTAA
- a CDS encoding DUF465 domain-containing protein, with protein MPVSHDLYQDLGCKKEEIEQKRSEDPKLDSLLNKYFDVDAEVVEAETAQSDAPSDDELKKLKEKRVIVKEQIVARLAGQSLTGQ; from the coding sequence ATGCCGGTTTCACATGATCTGTATCAGGACCTGGGTTGCAAGAAGGAAGAGATCGAGCAAAAACGCTCCGAGGATCCGAAGCTGGATTCGTTGCTCAACAAATACTTCGATGTTGATGCTGAAGTGGTCGAGGCCGAGACCGCCCAATCAGATGCCCCCAGCGATGACGAGCTGAAAAAGCTCAAGGAGAAACGGGTGATCGTCAAAGAGCAGATCGTCGCGCGTCTGGCGGGGCAATCTTTGACCGGCCAGTAG
- a CDS encoding MbcA/ParS/Xre antitoxin family protein, protein MRIPMLESHTPAYSSRHYWRDDRARCPSEAVPMPTAKAHRLTGLKKLEGKPLELLLRGQDTGDDPMLILRCTSEGFELADVINMIATCETYQQGELVKRITGKSVRAVRRLLKEGIALRLDTQQSIIAYQYALALELATEVFGQQLKAESWLQQPAKYFYGHVPLDLVGHALGFRMVEEYLNQIKYGVYQ, encoded by the coding sequence ATGCGAATCCCAATGCTGGAAAGCCATACACCCGCTTACTCCTCGCGCCATTATTGGCGCGACGATCGCGCCAGATGCCCCTCGGAGGCTGTCCCCATGCCCACCGCCAAAGCGCACCGGCTCACGGGCTTGAAGAAGCTCGAGGGCAAGCCTCTGGAGTTGCTCCTGCGTGGGCAAGACACCGGCGACGACCCGATGCTCATTTTGCGTTGCACAAGCGAAGGGTTTGAATTGGCCGATGTGATCAACATGATCGCAACCTGCGAGACCTATCAGCAGGGCGAACTGGTCAAGCGTATCACCGGCAAGTCCGTCAGAGCTGTGCGACGCCTGCTCAAGGAAGGCATTGCGCTGCGGCTGGACACGCAGCAGAGCATCATCGCCTACCAATATGCCCTCGCGCTGGAGCTGGCCACCGAGGTGTTCGGCCAGCAGCTAAAGGCCGAGTCCTGGCTGCAACAACCCGCCAAATACTTTTACGGTCATGTGCCGCTCGATCTGGTTGGGCATGCATTGGGGTTCAGAATGGTTGAGGAGTATCTGAACCAGATCAAATACGGGGTTTACCAATGA
- a CDS encoding LysR family transcriptional regulator, whose translation MDIDLARTFLEIVRHGSLAAAAQKLFVTQTAITARVQKLESQLGSTLFVRNRAGAKLTPNGEAFVIYANQLVQTWEAARRDLPLPEGYHNVLHIGGEVSLCNPLMLSWAAELREKIPSHALRMEIRDGENLLRQLELGVLDAALVYQPEYWPGLQVEQVLEEKLILVRAPDRPDPYVYIDWGPDFRRQHDAALPEKAKAALSFNLGPLALQYILEHGGSGYFRTRVVRTYLENGALEAVTKAPEFGYPTYLVYSRDRDSLILQQAFDLLRDVIKTDDDWSQRWNPLS comes from the coding sequence ATGGACATCGACCTCGCCCGCACCTTTCTGGAAATCGTTCGCCACGGCAGTCTCGCCGCAGCGGCGCAGAAACTGTTCGTCACGCAAACGGCGATCACCGCGCGCGTGCAGAAACTCGAGAGCCAGTTGGGCAGCACGCTGTTCGTGCGCAACCGTGCCGGGGCGAAGCTGACGCCCAATGGCGAGGCGTTCGTGATCTACGCCAATCAACTGGTGCAGACGTGGGAGGCGGCACGCCGCGACCTGCCGCTGCCCGAGGGCTACCACAACGTGTTGCACATCGGCGGCGAAGTCAGCTTGTGCAACCCGTTGATGCTCAGTTGGGCGGCAGAGTTGCGTGAGAAGATTCCGAGCCATGCCTTGCGCATGGAAATCCGCGACGGCGAAAACCTGCTGCGACAACTCGAACTCGGCGTACTCGATGCCGCGCTGGTCTACCAGCCGGAATACTGGCCGGGCTTGCAGGTCGAGCAAGTGCTGGAAGAAAAACTCATTCTGGTTCGCGCGCCCGACCGCCCGGACCCCTACGTTTATATCGACTGGGGCCCGGATTTTCGTCGTCAGCACGATGCCGCGCTGCCGGAAAAAGCCAAAGCGGCGCTGAGTTTCAACCTTGGCCCGCTGGCCCTTCAATACATTCTCGAACACGGCGGCAGCGGCTATTTCCGCACGCGCGTGGTGCGTACCTATCTGGAAAACGGCGCGCTGGAAGCGGTGACCAAAGCCCCGGAATTTGGCTATCCGACCTATCTTGTGTACTCGCGCGACCGCGACTCGCTGATCCTGCAGCAAGCCTTCGATCTGCTGCGCGACGTGATCAAAACCGATGACGACTGGTCCCAGCGCTGGAACCCATTGAGCTGA
- a CDS encoding RES family NAD+ phosphorylase — translation MNPLPWDDRWYAWRLDREVYSDTWDSGLGSKRDGGRWNTPGRRVVYASVDPSTAILEVAAHGSFDALDQERYVLTCFEIIHEASVRIVQPEDVPNPHWLNPMKTSPNQRKFADALLAEHPFILVPSVATRHSWNLLVSCDLAEGQFRMVSQERFGLDTRLLQEV, via the coding sequence ATGAATCCCTTGCCCTGGGATGATCGCTGGTACGCCTGGCGGCTGGATCGCGAGGTGTACAGCGATACCTGGGACAGCGGCCTGGGATCGAAACGCGACGGCGGCCGCTGGAATACGCCTGGCCGGCGAGTCGTTTATGCCTCAGTCGATCCCTCCACCGCGATTCTGGAGGTGGCCGCCCATGGCAGTTTCGATGCGCTTGATCAGGAGCGTTATGTGCTGACCTGCTTTGAAATCATTCACGAAGCCAGTGTCAGGATTGTGCAACCGGAAGACGTGCCCAATCCGCATTGGCTGAACCCGATGAAGACGTCGCCCAACCAGCGAAAGTTCGCCGACGCACTTTTGGCTGAACATCCGTTCATATTGGTGCCCTCGGTGGCAACCCGTCATTCATGGAATCTGCTGGTGAGCTGCGATCTGGCGGAAGGTCAGTTCCGAATGGTTTCGCAAGAACGTTTTGGGCTGGATACGCGTTTACTGCAAGAGGTCTGA